In Hymenobacter aquaticus, a single window of DNA contains:
- a CDS encoding T9SS type A sorting domain-containing protein, with translation MKSSTPRTRQWWALLLLSVITAFGGLFFWQRASLSGVSQTLEQRLEGEEGEEEEENEDRPDLALEQDVERTLDPALGYVPRERLLAAQEYAQELLAQRPSRRLPVNSLTQTTWVERGPGNVGGRIRSLVVDPGDATGNTVWAGAAGGGLWKTTTGTATTPTWQSIDNFFANLAVTAIAFNPANPDIMYFGTGEGYYNADAVRGLGIWKSTDHGVTWTQLSSTSRSINFQYILKLVVHPTTGHVYAATRAGLFRSTNAGTSWEKVLGAGAGAVTDRAADIEIGADNKIYVGMGIQTGDAIYKSTTGALNSWTNLNTAANSGLPTSGYERIELACAPSDANVVYAMFQATNDAILDIFRSADGGNTWTALNKPRWENSDDFTRGQAWYDLSIGVSPSNANQIFIGGVDLFRTLDASATPVVWNQTSFWSTSKTSSAYVHADQHAVAFASNDGNMAYFGCDGGVFLTTNAFTTSGNVAFKQRNNGLNVTQFYAAALHPTNRDYFLAGAQDNGSQKFTAAGINNTTEASGGDGAFCFIDEDQPQYQFTSYVYSNYFRSINNGNTFPRIINNNNGSFINPTDYDSKNNTMYAGSTAGTLFVWPKATTSNTTQSLALPSGSGSVTHVTVSKEPGNRVFVGTSTGKVLRIDSALAVLPANRTITEIRTGVGSVSCVAAEAGNDNHLLVTYSNYGVTSVWETRNGGTTWRNVEGNLPDMPIRWALFDPANPLRALLATELGVWGTDNLDATDVTWDPANTGMANVRVDMLRMRTSDKQIVAATHGRGLYTTEVFVPLASKGAVAVNNKFINSAYPNPFVQTLNVELSQAAVSGASITLSDLQGRVVYKTEVKTTDRLLKLNVPGNLSAGVYTLTVRDAKQQATRQVVLKR, from the coding sequence GAGCGGCTGCTGGCGGCTCAGGAATACGCCCAGGAGCTGCTAGCCCAGCGCCCCAGCCGCCGCCTGCCCGTGAACAGCCTGACCCAGACGACCTGGGTAGAGCGCGGCCCCGGCAACGTCGGGGGCCGGATACGGTCCCTGGTGGTTGACCCCGGCGATGCGACCGGTAACACGGTATGGGCCGGTGCGGCCGGTGGTGGCCTCTGGAAAACCACCACGGGCACCGCTACCACGCCTACCTGGCAGAGCATCGACAACTTCTTTGCTAACCTGGCCGTGACGGCCATTGCCTTCAACCCAGCCAACCCCGACATCATGTATTTCGGTACGGGGGAAGGCTACTACAACGCCGACGCCGTGCGCGGCCTGGGCATCTGGAAGTCGACTGACCACGGCGTGACCTGGACCCAGCTGAGCTCGACTTCCCGGAGCATCAACTTCCAGTACATTCTCAAGCTGGTGGTGCACCCCACCACCGGGCACGTGTACGCCGCGACGCGGGCGGGCCTGTTCCGCAGCACCAACGCCGGCACCTCGTGGGAGAAAGTACTGGGCGCTGGCGCCGGAGCCGTTACCGACCGGGCTGCCGACATCGAAATCGGTGCCGACAACAAGATTTACGTGGGCATGGGCATTCAGACCGGTGATGCCATTTACAAGTCTACGACGGGTGCCCTCAACAGCTGGACCAACCTGAACACGGCCGCCAACTCGGGTCTGCCGACCTCGGGCTACGAGCGGATTGAGCTAGCCTGCGCGCCCAGCGACGCCAACGTCGTGTACGCCATGTTCCAGGCCACCAACGATGCTATTCTGGACATCTTCCGCTCGGCGGACGGTGGCAACACCTGGACGGCCCTGAACAAGCCCCGGTGGGAAAACTCGGATGACTTCACCCGCGGCCAGGCTTGGTACGACCTCTCCATCGGCGTATCGCCCAGCAATGCCAACCAGATCTTTATCGGTGGCGTTGACCTGTTCCGCACCCTCGATGCCAGCGCTACGCCCGTGGTCTGGAACCAGACTTCCTTCTGGAGCACCAGCAAAACCAGCTCGGCCTACGTCCACGCCGACCAGCACGCCGTGGCCTTCGCCTCCAATGATGGCAACATGGCTTACTTCGGTTGCGACGGGGGGGTATTCCTGACGACCAACGCCTTCACTACCTCCGGCAACGTTGCCTTCAAGCAGCGCAACAACGGCCTGAACGTAACCCAGTTCTACGCCGCCGCTTTGCACCCCACTAACCGGGACTATTTCCTGGCCGGTGCCCAAGACAACGGCAGCCAGAAATTCACGGCCGCCGGTATTAACAATACCACTGAGGCTTCGGGCGGTGACGGCGCGTTCTGCTTTATCGACGAAGACCAGCCGCAGTACCAATTCACGTCCTACGTGTACAGCAACTACTTCCGGTCTATCAATAACGGCAACACTTTTCCCCGGATCATCAATAACAACAACGGCTCGTTTATCAACCCGACCGATTACGACAGCAAGAATAACACGATGTATGCTGGCTCGACGGCCGGAACGCTGTTCGTGTGGCCCAAGGCTACTACCTCCAACACCACGCAAAGCCTGGCCCTGCCTTCGGGCTCGGGTTCGGTAACGCACGTGACGGTATCGAAAGAGCCGGGCAACCGGGTGTTTGTCGGCACCAGCACCGGCAAAGTGCTGCGTATTGACAGTGCGTTGGCCGTATTGCCAGCGAACCGAACTATCACCGAAATCCGGACCGGCGTTGGCTCGGTATCGTGCGTGGCTGCTGAGGCCGGCAACGACAACCACTTGCTGGTCACGTATTCCAACTACGGGGTAACCAGCGTGTGGGAAACCCGCAACGGCGGCACCACGTGGCGCAACGTAGAAGGCAACCTGCCCGATATGCCGATCCGCTGGGCCCTCTTCGACCCGGCTAACCCACTGCGGGCCCTGCTGGCTACCGAGCTGGGCGTGTGGGGCACCGACAACCTGGATGCCACCGACGTAACCTGGGATCCTGCCAACACGGGCATGGCCAACGTCCGCGTCGACATGCTGCGGATGCGTACTTCGGACAAGCAGATTGTAGCCGCTACCCACGGCCGGGGCCTCTACACCACGGAGGTGTTCGTGCCGCTGGCCAGCAAAGGGGCCGTAGCCGTCAACAACAAGTTTATCAACAGTGCTTACCCCAATCCCTTCGTGCAGACGCTGAACGTAGAGCTCAGCCAGGCTGCCGTCAGTGGGGCTTCCATCACGCTTTCCGACCTGCAGGGCCGCGTAGTGTATAAAACTGAGGTAAAGACCACCGACCGTTTGCTGAAGCTGAACGTGCCCGGCAATCTGAGCGCCGGCGTATATACGCTAACTGTGCGCGATGCCAAGCAGCAGGCCACCCGCCAAGTAGTATTAAAGCGGTAG